From the Desulfomonilaceae bacterium genome, one window contains:
- a CDS encoding ABC transporter ATP-binding protein — MFDLSPKNKLFLEYLRELFHQAGKRAYFAIAVLIGMGLTQGIGLLMLIPFLQLIGIGDSAPEGIVAIIGKIWRFTGLPLSLTMVLAMYVIIVSLYAVIQRWSTILNSKLAHAFTRKLRDDLFRSMARVQWLRFIQIRGSDINHVMTSNLATIDNGTYGLFALISSVFVVFVHIGLAMMLSFPLTCVAIVSSGLLILVLRPLNRRSYELGEEWRQTMASLFGVLMDHLSGMKVAKSFGAEDRHIRSFCALSGKLEQQANRFAGILSSTGMYYEIGGVVVVSVFFLVGVQILQIPVSRLLIMLFLFASLVPMFSWMQRTWQGTLNMLPAYKAALDMANTFHAAEEPQIYGPVNPIELENAVEFRDVSFKYDKEDGNFVLDHIDLFIQARETTVILGPSGGGKSTFADLLIGLLTPDIGQVLIDGKPLEGSVLHSWRKSVGYVPQESLLFHETLKENMRWASPESSEEDIWNALTMASAADFVKAFPEGLMTIVGDRGVRLSGGQRQRISLARALLRKPTLLLLDEATSNLDAKNEQRIIQAMQDLRGKMTVVFISHRKSVVECSDRVVVIEGGRGLEQPEYY; from the coding sequence ATGTTTGATCTATCCCCAAAAAACAAGTTATTCCTTGAATACCTGAGAGAGTTGTTCCACCAAGCGGGGAAAAGAGCCTACTTTGCCATCGCGGTTTTGATCGGTATGGGGCTCACACAGGGGATCGGACTGCTGATGCTGATCCCATTCCTGCAATTGATCGGAATCGGCGATTCCGCTCCTGAAGGTATTGTCGCTATAATCGGCAAGATATGGCGCTTCACAGGTCTTCCACTCAGCTTGACTATGGTGTTGGCCATGTATGTCATCATCGTCTCCTTATACGCCGTGATACAAAGATGGTCCACCATACTCAATTCAAAGCTGGCTCATGCATTCACTCGCAAGCTCCGTGATGATCTGTTTAGATCCATGGCGCGGGTTCAATGGCTCCGTTTCATTCAAATAAGAGGATCGGACATCAATCATGTTATGACATCAAATCTCGCGACCATAGATAACGGAACGTACGGGCTTTTTGCGCTGATCAGCTCGGTATTCGTTGTTTTTGTGCATATTGGCCTAGCCATGATGTTGTCTTTTCCTCTCACTTGCGTGGCGATTGTCAGTTCTGGATTATTGATTCTGGTTCTCAGGCCGCTCAACCGCAGGTCTTATGAGCTTGGTGAGGAATGGCGTCAGACCATGGCCTCCTTATTTGGCGTTTTAATGGACCATCTGTCTGGAATGAAGGTTGCCAAGAGTTTTGGAGCGGAAGATAGGCACATTCGGAGTTTCTGCGCATTGAGCGGAAAGCTTGAGCAACAGGCCAATCGGTTTGCAGGGATTCTCTCTTCTACTGGGATGTATTACGAAATTGGTGGAGTCGTTGTAGTGAGCGTATTTTTTCTTGTGGGAGTTCAAATACTTCAAATCCCGGTGTCCAGACTCCTGATCATGCTTTTCCTCTTTGCCAGCCTTGTGCCCATGTTCTCGTGGATGCAGCGGACATGGCAAGGGACGCTGAATATGTTGCCAGCGTACAAAGCGGCGCTGGACATGGCCAACACGTTTCATGCAGCCGAGGAACCGCAGATATACGGTCCTGTGAACCCGATAGAACTCGAAAACGCCGTAGAGTTTCGAGACGTATCTTTTAAATATGACAAGGAAGACGGAAACTTTGTTCTTGACCATATTGATCTGTTTATTCAAGCCCGAGAGACGACGGTCATTCTTGGGCCGTCTGGTGGTGGCAAGAGCACGTTTGCGGACCTGCTGATCGGCTTGTTGACTCCCGATATTGGTCAGGTCCTTATCGACGGCAAGCCACTTGAGGGCAGCGTTTTGCATTCCTGGCGCAAATCGGTAGGCTATGTTCCTCAGGAGAGCCTGTTGTTCCATGAGACGTTGAAGGAGAACATGCGATGGGCCTCGCCCGAGAGTTCAGAAGAAGATATCTGGAACGCTCTGACAATGGCCTCGGCAGCAGACTTTGTCAAAGCATTCCCCGAGGGGCTTATGACAATCGTGGGGGATCGCGGGGTGAGGCTCTCCGGAGGGCAGCGGCAGAGAATCTCTCTGGCAAGAGCGCTATTGCGCAAGCCCACTTTGCTTCTGCTGGACGAAGCGACTAGCAATCTGGACGCAAAAAATGAGCAACGGATCATCCAGGCCATGCAAGACTTACGGGGAAAGATGACAGTGGTATTCATCTCACACCGGAAGTCGGTAGTAGAATGCTCGGATAGGGTCGTGGTAATCGAAGGAGGCCGCGGCCTGGAGCAACCGGAATACTACTAG